ACATCAATCGGGTGAGTTGTCACCAGATCGAGCGCCGCTGACGGGTTGGACGCTGCGTGGACCAAATATCCGCTCCGCTCTAAAATCGATTTGAGCGCATCGAGCACCATGACGTCATCATCGACCACTAAGATAGTGATCGACTTCTTGTTCTTCTTTTGAGCTTCTGTCGTATTTGTTTTCATTTTGATTCACAGAATATTAAATTACACATCTTGATAAGATTGTAATCACGCAGGTTACAACCGTAATGTGAATTTTCAACTTATAAAAAATATCTCTACGGCGTATCTGACATGACGCCAAAGAGGCTGTGGCTGTAACTCATTATATATGTGTTGGTTATGGAGGTGCTGGGCGCGGATGTTTATTCGCCATTATTTATCTGTACCGATACCGAGAATTGGCGCCGGGATTGCTTTTCCTTAAGGTCATAACAAATACGCAAATCAGGTTACGGCCTGAAACGAATTTTGCGATCAACTCTACATAATGTATGGAGGCTCTCATGGGCGCCGAAACTCAACAAGATTTACAGATCAACCAATACGTTAGTTTTGTCTTGCACGGCGAAGAATACGGCGTGCCCATTCTTAGCGTACAAGAAATCATTCGTCACGAAACGCTGACCCGCGTCCCGCAAAGCCCGGAATTTGTTGACGGTGTATTAAACTTGCGCGGACAGGTCATTCCCGTCATTAACTTACGCCGCAAATTCGGCTTGCCCGCATGCGAACAAGATAAAGCGACCCGCATTATTGTCGTTGAAGTAAGCGACCGGGTAATGGGCATTGTCGTCGACGAAGTATCTGAAGTGTTGCAGGTCAACCCCGACGACGTCTCCAGCACGCCGCCGATGGGAACGCAGGTGCGCCATGATTTTATTTCCGGCATGGCCAAGATCGGCGAAACTCTGGTGATTTTGTTGGAGATCGACAAAATTCTCACCACCGAAGAAAAAATTCTCGCAGAAGAAGCTGTTGCGTAACGCAAAAACAACGTTGCGTAATCGTCATTATCTCCTTCTTACTTGGGGGCCTTCACCGGCCCCTCTTTTCTTTTTTTAGGTTCATCCGGTAATTGAGTACTTGCATTGATGGATGGCCATAATATTTATTCAGAAACAGGCTCCGGCATTTCACAAATTGACAAACCAATCAGGCGTGGGTGGAACTCTGGGAGCGCCTGTGCATAAGGGCTTGAAAGCCCGCACTGAAG
The Candidatus Hinthialibacter antarcticus genome window above contains:
- a CDS encoding chemotaxis protein CheW, with amino-acid sequence MGAETQQDLQINQYVSFVLHGEEYGVPILSVQEIIRHETLTRVPQSPEFVDGVLNLRGQVIPVINLRRKFGLPACEQDKATRIIVVEVSDRVMGIVVDEVSEVLQVNPDDVSSTPPMGTQVRHDFISGMAKIGETLVILLEIDKILTTEEKILAEEAVA